In Musa acuminata AAA Group cultivar baxijiao chromosome BXJ2-10, Cavendish_Baxijiao_AAA, whole genome shotgun sequence, a genomic segment contains:
- the LOC135624878 gene encoding protein REDUCED CHLOROPLAST COVERAGE 1-like, producing MSSPGVESKHEDAVAKKQLFVSQQSKGTAEQKVASFSEDVREINTEAEDGWQPVQRPRSIGGSSQQIKHQRTSTWKTYNYQMNDVPSETVQSKPQFSYLNNGYYLLKKKIVIPGSFNDNLNMQVQSPDTRSGQKAYKAVTYRVKSVPSSTNPEISHNSWSAVERTTSPLDAHAPYYRHDSQVLENQKNLIGGVSEPRNNLVHSFSNSPSYKDVALAPPGTIAKIHSRKFQENMPLEQELSIGGNASEIKESFLAEEHTENAAELSEISNITQDKDTVQDAFLDSDKKVEVDHEEERKEDCETEQLLEPSSSDLEVASCSSMLTKNIIDNCVSSNEVQGVEQNENHDQNLSTNTSDRKKSECPITAESKEDNHDEASCTNVGISSYSSLHQFNFKKVLIPEKTGGDYPTMELPPSNYDGRERYLARSCLHLLHRLALSLLQYLVLFL from the coding sequence ATGAGTAGTCCAGGTGTTGAGTCAAAACATGAAGATGCTGTTGCCAAAAAGCAGTTATTTGTTTCTCAACAATCTAAAGGAACAGCAGAGCAAAAGGTTGCTTCTTTTAGTGAAGATGTAAGAGAGATAAATACAGAAGCAGAAGATGGTTGGCAACCTGTTCAAAGACCAAGGTCCATCGGAGGTTCAAGCCAGCAAATCAAGCATCAACGTACAAGCACCTGGAAAACCTACAACTATCAGATGAATGATGTTCCTAGTGAAACTGTTCAATCCAAGCCACAGTTTTCTTATTTAAATAATGGGTATTATTTGCTTAAGAAAAAGATAGTTATTCCTGGAAGCTTTAATGACAATCTTAACATGCAAGTTCAGTCACCAGACACCAGATCTGGTCAGAAGGCGTATAAGGCTGTAACTTATCGGGTGAAGTCAGTGCCTTCATCCACCAATCCTGAGATCAGTCATAACTCTTGGAGTGCTGTCGAAAGAACGACTTCCCCATTAGATGCTCATGCACCCTATTATCGCCATGATAGCCAGGTATTAGAGAATCAGAAGAACCTAATAGGTGGTGTCTCTGAGCCTCGCAACAATTTGGTTCATAGTTTTAGTAATTCTCCATCATATAAAGATGTAGCACTGGCACCTCCAGGAACAATTGCCAAGATACATAGCCGAAAGTTTCAGGAGAATATGCCATTGGAACAAGAGTTGTCTATTGGTGGCAATGCATCTGAAATAAAGGAATCATTTTTGGCCGAGGAACATACAGAAAATGCTGCAGAGCTATCTGAGATATCTAACATAACCCAAGATAAGGACACTGTCCAGGATGCGTTTTTAGACTCAGATAAAAAAGTTGAAGTTgatcatgaagaagaaagaaaggaagattgtGAAACAGAACAATTACTAGAACCATCATCTTCTGATTTGGAAGTGGCATCTTGTAGTAGCATGCTCACCAAGAATATCATTGACAATTGTGTATCTAGCAATGAGGTTCAAGGAGTTGAGCAAAATGAGAATCATGATCAGAATTTGTCAACAAATACATCTGATAGGAAAAAATCTGAGTGTCCCATCACTGCAGAAAGCAAAGAAGATAATCATGACGAAGCCTCATGTACCAATGTTGGTATCAGTTCTTACTCTAGTCTCCATCAATTCAATTTCAAGAAGGTTCTCATCCCTGAGAAAACAGGTGGTGATTATCCCACGATGGAACTACCACCTTCTAATTATGATGGGAGAGAGAGGTATCTAGCAAGAAGCTGTCTGCATCTGCTGCACCGTTTAGCCCTTTCCCTGCTACAGTACTTGGTCCTGTTCCTGTAA
- the LOC135624880 gene encoding plasma membrane-associated cation-binding protein 1-like, with amino-acid sequence MVNYWKSKVLPTIKKVFDRNGKKAAAAEACKSFDESKEDISKEFEEKKTDLQPKVVEIYEASAVEIKTLVKKPTGSGLKKKSTVVIKFIEELVKIEFPGSKPMSEAAAKYGLGLVSGPVIFLFEQVSTLLPAEEPPAPAEPAVESTSKDITPETAEEIKKEEAEAEVEEAPAPADPAPSDPSPETEKPAEPAAEPAKA; translated from the exons ATGGTGAATTACTGGAAGTCTAAAGTCCTTCCGACGATCAAGAAGGTGTTTGACAGGAACGGCAAGAAGGCTGCCGCCGCCGAGGCATGCAAGTCCTTCGACGAATCGAAG GAGgacatcagcaaggagttcgaagAGAAGAAGACTGACCTGCAGCCCAAAGTTGTGGAGATCTACGAAGCTTCTGCCGTTGAAATCAAG ACTCTGGTGAAGAAACCGACGGGGTCAGGACTGAAGAAGAAATCAACTGTTGTGATCAAGTTCATCGAGGAACTAGTGAAGATCG AGTTCCCTGGCTCGAAGCCGATGAGCGAGGCTGCCGCCAAGTACGGCCTCGGCCTCGTCTCCGGTCCCGTGATCTTCCTCTTCGAGCAGGTGTCCACCTTACTCCCCGCAGAGGAGCCGCCTGCTCCCGCCGAACCGGCCGTCGAGAGCACCAGCAAGGATATTACACCGGAAACCGCGGAGGAGATCAAGAAGGAAGAGGCTGAGGCGGAGGTGGAAGAGGCACCTGCCCCGGCCGACCCGGCTCCCTCGGACCCCTCCCCGGAGACGGAGAAGCCGGCCGAGCCAGCGGCTGAACCCGCCAAGGCTTGA
- the LOC135625733 gene encoding uncharacterized protein LOC135625733, with translation MALIPLSLLLLLACFSTSSSSSLYADHCSSVVPESEATSLFVDSDYSFRISTGYFSGGGEGVFGSPRASNSSFPYFRFYAKYLHKTRSPDVLQVEGTLVLRVGHPTVFHGMTFHRRRPRRNVTLQEEATIDFSGFWSESTGKLCMVGHGIFYKPLGDPLHLSAVLKLNYPMTSNISTSLVSGTVESLGPHHIDPISLVAYAQKEYDFTMIPEANHSCSSLPFQEESLSFGPTSVCSNLLQYVTGRTFQLDYGSGCTGSNCGTVSSFGFSARFLSFDMIQCSENGRLHLYIEFPNSSYLSYDVPMVPKKSMVGEGYWDHVKNRLCLIACYILEGSSQASPSVGDCSIGLSLWFPTVMTLRRNDAVGHMWSTKKKSDPRYFSMVSFHRSGGRMVTTPGLRYNYTQMDSVSRSCKVRSGKTQSSEERYPDGRSSHDMRFSIVVEDAGGRSGRGEANVFSIGDVVCGDNDFVMASETASFVPAVWNVSYAISYYMYSASAEVDIAAEGIYDSGSGTLCMKGCRSPSLPTKNQTAIDCEILINIQFPPVNSKMGDRINGTINTTRSKQDPLYFDPIKLYSQQIYAAEVTEAIWRMDVEIVMVMISLTLSCICIGMQTFHAKKHRDALPSMSITMLGVLILGYVIPLVLNFEALFANRSQSGFLSLQSGGWLDVHEVIVRILSGLALFLTFRLLQMAWSARSLDGNKGHRVAEWTTLKLCLPLYFAGALLTWLISSRHHLQRSEFSRQRHGSRWEDLVPFAGLVLDGFLLPQIVLNVCRNSKDKILTPFFYVGITITRALPHLYDAYRSRSYNRRIDSSYIYASPDGDFYSLVWDVIVPCEGLLFAAAIYLQQRVGGDCLLPQRFRKRVEYEAVSVVAL, from the coding sequence ATGGCTTTGAttccactctccctcctcctcctcctcgcttgcttctccacctcttcctcctcttcgctgTACGCCGACCACTGCAGCTCCGTCGTCCCCGAATCCGAGGCTACCAGCCTCTTCGTCGACTCGGACTATTCCTTCCGTATATCGACAGGCTATTTCTCGGGCGGCGGCGAAGGCGTCTTCGGCTCGCCACGTGCCTCCAATTCCTCCTTCCCTTACTTCCGCTTCTATGCCAAGTACCTCCACAAGACACGGTCACCCGACGTCCTCCAGGTCGAGGGAACCCTAGTCCTTAGAGTTGGTCATCCGACCGTCTTCCACGGCATGACGTTTCACCGCAGGCGTCCTCGTCGGAACGTCACCTTGCAGGAAGAAGCCACCATCGACTTCTCCGGTTTCTGGTCTGAATCAACCGGCAAGCTTTGTATGGTTGGTCACGGGATCTTCTACAAGCCCTTAGGTGATCCTCTTCATCTTTCTGCTGTCTTGAAGCTCAATTACCCCATGACTTCCAACATCTCTACCAGTCTGGTGAGCGGGACTGTCGAGAGCTTGGGTCCCCACCACATCGATCCCATCTCGCTTGTGGCCTATGCTCAAAAGGAGTATGATTTCACGATGATCCCCGAAGCCAACCACTCATGCTCCTCTCTTCCATTCCAGGAGGAATCACTAAGTTTCGGGCCTACTTCAGTTTGTAGTAATCTCCTCCAGTATGTGACTGGTAGAACATTTCAGCTAGACTACGGCAGTGGCTGCACCGGTAGCAACTGTGGAACTGTTAGTAGCTTTGGGTTCTCCGCTAGATTCTTGTCCTTCGATATGATACAGTGCTCGGAGAACGGCCGGCTGCATCTCTACATCGAATTCCCCAATTCCAGTTATCTTTCGTATGATGTCCCAATGGTGCCTAAGAAGTCCATGGTGGGTGAAGGCTATTGGGACCATGTTAAGAATCGTCTCTGTCTCATAGCCTGTTACATTCTTGAAGGGAGTTCACAGGCGAGTCCCTCTGTTGGTGATTGCTCGATCGGACTGAGCTTATGGTTCCCAACTGTCATGACGCTGAGAAGAAACGACGCGGTTGGTCATATGTGGAGTACCAAGAAGAAGAGCGACCCTCGCTACTTCAGCATGGTCTCGTTCCACCGGTCGGGTGGGCGAATGGTCACGACTCCTGGGCTGAGATATAACTACACCCAAATGGATTCTGTCAGCAGGTCTTGCAAGGTGAGAAGTGGCAAAACACAGTCGAGCGAGGAAAGGTATCCCGATGGAAGATCATCCCACGACATGCGGTTCAGTATCGTGGTGGAGGATGCCGGCGGCCGAAGTGGACGGGGGGAAGCTAATGTCTTTTCTATAGGCGACGTGGTTTGTGGTGATAATGACTTCGTTATGGCGTCGGAGACGGCAAGCTTCGTGCCTGCAGTTTGGAACGTAAGCTATGCCATAAGCTATTATATGTACTCTGCTTCCGCTGAGGTGGACATTGCTGCTGAGGGGATATACGATTCTGGAAGTGGAACACTCTGCATGAAGGGATGTCGATCTCCGAGTTTGCCCACCAAAAACCAAACAGCAATTGACTGTGAGATCCTAATCAATATCCAGTTTCCCCCTGTAAACTCGAAGATGGGAGATCGTATCAATGGCACCATCAACACCACAAGGAGTAAGCAGGACCCTCTGTACTTTGACCCtataaagttgtattctcagcaaaTTTACGCAGCAGAAGTAACTGAAGCGATTTGGAGGATGGATGTCGAAATCGTCATGGTCATGATCTCTCTcacgttgtcgtgcatttgcattgGGATGCAGACCTTCCATGCCAAGAAGCACCGTGACGCCCTGCCTTCCATGTCGATCACCATGCTCGGTGTTCTTATCCTTGGCTATGTGATTCCTCTGGTGCTGAACTTTGAAGCCTTGTTCGCGAACCGCAGTCAGTCTGGCTTTCTAAGTCTGCAGAGCGGTGGGTGGCTCGACGTTCATGAGGTCATCGTGAGGATCTTATCCGGCTTAGCTCTGTTCCTCACCTTCCGCCTGCTTCAAATGGCGTGGTCCGCGAGGTCATTGGACGGGAACAAGGGGCACCGCGTCGCGGAGTGGACGACGCTCAAGTTGTGCTTGCCGCTCTACTTCGCCGGGGCGCTGCTCACTTGGCTCATCAGCTCAAGGCACCACCTGCAAAGGTCGGAATTCAGCAGGCAGCGACACGGTTCTCGCTGGGAGGATTTGGTCCCTTTTGCTGGCTTAGTGCTCGATGGATTTCTGCTCCCTCAGATCGTTCTTAACGTCTGTCGGAACTCCAAAGATAAGATCCTGACGCCTTTCTTCTACGTCGGAATCACGATCACCCGAGCTTTGCCTCATCTGTACGACGCTTATCGCTCTCGCAGTTATAACCGTCGCATCGATTCATCGTACATCTACGCAAGTCCAGACGGAGATTTTTACTCGCTGGTGTGGGATGTCATCGTTCCTTGTGAAGGTTTGCTTTTTGCAGCGGCGATATACCTTCAGCAGCGAGTTGGTGGTGATTGTCTTCTTCCCCAAAGATTCAGAAAGCGTGTGGAGTACGAGGCAGTTTCAGTGGTTGCTCTTTAG
- the LOC135624876 gene encoding protein REDUCED CHLOROPLAST COVERAGE 1-like yields MAPKGGRGKGKGDKKKKDEKVLPLAVDITVMLPDESHVILKGISTDKIIDVRRLLCVNTLACHITNYSLSHEVRGSRLKDFVDVTVLKPCTLTLVEEDYDEERAVAHVRRLLDLLSSTTCFGPPPPPTPQPTSPKDAPSESASAAASKVRKKSGGAGAGGNRKSPPDDQGQSQPKSPSQSLAAAAKDSTADLEAEMSGACPRLGAFYEFFSLANLTPPIQFMRRTTNLRQDERPSDDHLFFLEVKLCNGKLVIVEACSRGFYSLGKQCLLCHNLVDLLGHLSRAFNNAYEDLMKAFMERNKFGNLPYGFRANTWLVPPVAAQSPATFPSLPAEDETWGGNGGGWFQDSRSDMMPWANEFLFLKSMPCKTAEERQIGDRRAFLLHILFVDVAILRAVAAVKQVMDERKNAATVGVDEILQFETVGDFSITVTKDASDASCKVDTKIDGSKTTGIDAKHLAERNLLKGITSDENTAAHDIAMLGVLNVRYCGYIAVVKVKHHEKSELDLPLQGVEIKDHPEGGANALNVSSLRMLLHKSHTPREKRLYNHLQSSRHEELSAAKKIVEKLLKDSLVKLEEEEAECNVSVRWELGACWIQHLQDQNNGDKDKKQVGENDKKQITTKTKSEIRVEGLGKPLKILKNPKKKPDSDEEKTLTIDRKSSDEMHEKQNTKLPIKEPKVESKETENSCKLKDLLTEPVYTRLLESNTGLHLKSPQELTEMAMRYYDEVALPKLVSDFGSLELSPVDGRTLTDFMHTRGLRIRSLGQVVKLSEKLSHVQSLCIHEMIVRAFKHVVRAVIASVSDTGDLSILMAATLNMLLGLPDSDVSHSAIRVHFLVWRWLEVFLRKRYNWELTISNYNDIRKYAILRGLCHKVGIELAPRDFDMDSNFPFDKSDIISLVPVHKQVACSSADARQLLESSKMALDKGKLEDAVNYGTKATTYQQKALDINERELGLDHPDTMKSYGDLAVFYYRLQHTELALKYVKRALYLLHLTCGPSHPNTAATYINVAMMEEGLGNIHVALRYLHKALKCNQKLLGPDHIQTAASYHAIAIALSLMEAYPLSVQHEQTTLQILRAKLGPDDLRTQDAAAWLEYFESKAIEQQEAARNGTRKPDASIASKGHLRCAN; encoded by the exons ATGGCACCCAAGGGCGGtcgaggaaagggcaagggcgacaagaagaagaaagatgagaaaG TTCTGCCTCTGGCTGTGGACATCACAGTAATGCTCCCGGATGAGTCTCATGTCATCCTCAAG GGGATATCGACCGACAAGATCATCGATGTGCGGCGGCTGCTCTGCGTCAACACCCTTGCGTGCCATATCACCAATTACTCCCTCTCCCATGAG GTAAGAGGTTCGAGATTGAAAGACTTCGTCGATGTCACGGTGCTGAAACCATGCACTCTCACTCTGGTTGAAG AGGACTACGACGAAGAGCGTGCGGTGGCGCACGTGCGGCGCCTCCTCGACCTCCTCTCCTCCACCACCTGCTTCGGTCCTCCGCCGCCTCCGactccgcagccaacgtcgcccaAAGATGCCCCGTCTGAGTCAGCCTCCGCTGCGGCCTCGAAGGTCCGCAAGAAAAGCGGCGGTGCCGGAGCCGGCGGGAACCGGAAGAGCCCGCCGGATGACCAGGGCCAGTCCCAGCCGAAGTCGCCGTCACAGTCGCTGGCGGCGGCGGCTAAGGATTCGACGGCAGACCTAGAGGCGGAGATGAGCGGGGCGTGCCCTCGGCTCGGGGCCTTCTATGAGTTCTTCTCCCTCGCCAATCTCACCCCTCCCATCCAGT TTATGAGACGAACAACGAATCTTAGGCAAGATGAGCGTCCATCCGACGATCATCTCTTCTTCCTCGAA GTGAAGCTATGCAATGGGAAGCTTGTGATCGTCGAGGCATGCTCCAGGGGATTTTACAGTCTTGGGAAGCAATGCTTGCTTTGCCACAATCTTGTCGATCTCCTGGGACATCTCAGTAGAGCATTTAATAAT GCTTATGAAGATCTCATGAAAGCCTTCATGGAACGGAACAAG TTTGGAAACCTGCCTTATGGATTTCGTGCAAACACATGGCTTGTGCCTCCAGTTGCTGCTCAGTCACCAGCCACATTTCCTTCCCTTCCTGCTGAGGATGAAACTTGGGGAGGCAATGGAGGTGGATGGTTTCAGGACAGTAGAAGTGATATGATGCCTTGGGCAAATGAGTTCCTTTTTCTTAAGTCCATGCCATGTAAGACAGCAGAAGAGAGACAAATCGGGGACAGAAGAGCTTTCCTGCTTCATATCCTATTTGTAGATGTTGCAATACTAAGAGCTGTTGCAGCTGTAAAGcaagttatggatgaaagaaaaaATGCAGCTACAGTCGGGGTAGATGAAATCTTGCAGTTTGAGACAGTGGGGGATTTTAGCATCACTGTCACTAAAGATGCTTCAGATGCAAGCTGTAAGGTGGATACAAAGATTGATGGAAGTAAAACAACTGGTATTGATGCCAAACATCTCGCTGAGAGGAACTTGCTAAAAGGAATCACATCAGATGAAAATACAGCAGCTCAT GATATCGCCATGTTGGGGGTTCTTAATGTGCGATACTGTGGTTATATCGCTGTTGTGAAAGTCAAGCATCATGAGAAAAGCGAACTGGATTTACCTTTGCAAGGTGTTGAAATTAAGGATCATCCTGAAGGTGGTGCAAATGCTTTGAACGTTAGCAG TCTGAGAATGCTACTTCACAAAAGCCATACACCAAGAGAGAAAAGATTATATAATCATCTACAGAGTTCAAGGCATGAGGAACTCTCTGCAGCAAAAAAAATTGTGGAGAAATTGTTGAAAGATAGCCTAGTGAAGCTtgaggaggaggaagctgaatGCAATGTTTCAGTAAGATGGGAATTGGGAGCTTGTTGGATACAACATTTGCAGGATCAGAATAATGGTGACAAAGACAAGAAACAGGTTGGTGAAAATGACAAAAAACAAATCACGACGAAGACAAAAAGTGAGATAAGAGTTGAAGGCCTTGGGAAGCctcttaaaattcttaaaaacccaaaaaagaaACCAGATTCTGATGAAGAAAAGACTTTAACCATTGACAGGAAATCATCTGATGAGatgcatgaaaaacagaatacAAAGTTGCCTATCAAGGAACCTAAGGTAGAAAGCAAAGAAACTGAGAATTCTTGCAAGCTCAAAGATTTGTTGACTGAACCTGTATATACAAGGTTGCTAGAATCTAATACTGGACTTCATTTGAAG tctccacagGAATTAACTGAGATGGCAATGAGATATTATGATGAAGTTGCTCTCCCAAAGTTG GTCTCAGATTTTGGGTCATTGGAGCTATCACCTGTTGATGGTCGTACTCTAACTGATTTCATGCATACAAGAGGTCTAAGAATACGCTCTCTTGGGCAAGTT GTCAAGCTTTCAGAGAAGCTGTCTCATGTTCAGTCACTCTGTATTCATGAGATGATAGTAAGGGCTTTTAAGCATGTTGTACGAGCTGTGATTGCTTCTGTTTCTGATACTGGAGATTTATCTATATTGATGGCTGCAACACTTAACATGCTCCTTGGGCTTCCTGATTCTGATGTTTCACATTCTGCTATACGTGTGCACTTTCTAGTCTGGAGATGGCTTGAAGTATTTCTAAGAAAGCGATATAACTGGGAACTTACAATCTCAAACTATAATGATATAAGAAAATATGCTATTTTAAGAGGGCTATGTCACAAG GTGGGAATTGAATTGGCACCCAGAGACTTTGATATGGATTCAAATTTCCCCTTTGACAAATCAGATATCATCAGCCTTGTACCTGTGCACAAG CAAGTTGCATGCTCATCTGCAGATGCACGACAACTTCTAGAGTCTTCGAAAATGGCACTTGATAAGGGTAAACTTGAAGACGCAGTCAACTATGGAACAAAG GCCACAACTTATCAGCAGAAGGCATTGGACATAAATGAGAGGGAGCTTGGATTGGATCATCCAGATACAATGAAGAGCTACGGCGACCTAGCTGTTTTTTACTACAGGCTTCAACATACTGAATTGGCTCTAAA GTATGTGAAACGTGCGTTGTATCTTTTGCATCTTACTTGTGGACCATCTCATCCAAACACAGCTGCTACATATATTAATGTGGCTATGATGGAGGAAGGCCTGGGAAATATACATGTGGCACTTAGATATCTTCATAAAGCTTTGAAATGCAATCAGAAGTTGCTTGGTCCTGACCACATTCAG ACCGCAGCAAGTTACCATGCGATAGCTATTGCACTATCCTTGATGGAAGCATATCCTTTGAGTGTTCAACATGAGCAAACAACATTACAAATACTTAGAGCAAAGCTTGGTCCAGATGACTTGCGTACTCAG GATGCTGCTGCCTGGCTTGAGTACTTTGAGTCAAAGGCTATTGAGCAGCAAGAAGCTGCTCGAAATGGTACGCGGAAGCCTGATGCATCTATTGCCAGCAAAGGCCACCTGAG ATGTGCCAACTGA
- the LOC135625734 gene encoding uncharacterized protein LOC135625734 has protein sequence MQTSLPPVCRAAAARAPVDWDASGELCMVGHGIFYKPLGDRLHLSAVLKLNYPKTSNISTSLVSGTVESLGPHHIDPISLVAYAQKEYVFTMIPQANHSCSSLPFQEESLSFGPTSVCSHLLRYMTGRTFQLDYGSGCTGSNCGTLSSSFGFSARFLSFDMIQCSENGRLHLYIEFSNSSYLSYDVPMVPKKSMMGEGYWDHVKNRLCLIACHILEGSSQASPSVGDCSIGLSLWFPTVLTLRRKDVVGHMWSNKKKRDPGYFSMVSFHRSGGRMVTIPGLRYNYTLIDSVSGPCKVRSGSTQSSEERYPDGRCSRDMRFSIAVEDAGGRSGWGEANVFSMGDEFCDDYDFVTTSETASFVPAADWVAKNQSVWNVSYAISYYMYSASAEGGEQFGIAAEGIYDAGSGTLCMKGCGSPSLPTKNQTAIDCEILINIQFPPLHSKMGDRISGTINTTRSKQDPLHFDPIKLYSQQIYAAEVTEAIWRMDVEIVMVMISLTLSCICIGLQTFHAKKHRDALPSMSITMLGVLILGYVIPLVLNFEALFANRSRSGFLSLRSGGWLDVHEVIVRILSGLALFLSFHLLQMAWSARSSDENKGHRVAEWTTLKLCLPLYFAGALLTWLISSRHHLQRSEFSRQRYGSRWEDLVPYAGLVLDGFLLPQIVLNVCRNSKDKILTPFFYVGITITRALPHLYDAYRSRSYNRRIDSSYIYASPDRYFYSLVWDVIVPCEGLLFAAAIYLQQRVGGDCLLPQRFRKRVEYEAVPVVAL, from the coding sequence ATGCAGACGAGTCTGCCTCCGGTTTGTCGAGCTGCAGCGGCGAGGGCTCCCGTGGATTGGGACGCCTCCGGTGAGCTTTGTATGGTTGGTCACGGGATCTTCTACAAGCCCTTAGGTGATCGACTTCATCTTTCTGCTGTTTTGAAGCTCAACTACCCCAAGACTTCCAACATCTCTACCAGTCTGGTGAGCGGGACTGTCGAGAGCTTGGGGCCCCACCACATCGATCCCATCTCGCTTGTAGCCTATGCTCAAAAGGAGTATGTTTTCACGATGATCCCCCAAGCCAACCACTCATGCTCCTCTCTTCCATTCCAGGAGGAATCACTAAGTTTCGGGCCTACTTCTGTTTGTAGTCATCTCCTCCGGTATATGACTGGTAGAACATTTCAGCTAGACTACGGCAGTGGCTGCACCGGTAGCAACTGTGGAACTCTAAGTAGTAGCTTTGGGTTCTCCGCTAGATTCTTGTCCTTCGATATGATACAGTGCTCGGAGAACGGCCGGTTGCATCTCTACATCGAATTCTCCAATTCCAGTTATCTTTCATATGATGTCCCGATGGTGCCTAAGAAGTCCATGATGGGTGAAGGCTATTGGGACCATGTTAAGAATCGTCTCTGTCTCATAGCCTGTCACATTCTTGAAGGGAGTTCACAGGCGAGTCCCTCTGTTGGTGATTGCTCGATCGGACTGAGCTTATGGTTCCCAACTGTCCTGACGCTGAGAAGAAAGGACGTGGTCGGTCATATGTGGAGTAACAAGAAGAAGAGAGACCCTGGCTACTTCAGCATGGTCTCGTTCCACCGGTCGGGTGGGCGAATGGTCACGATTCCTGGGCTGAGATATAACTACACCCTAATAGATTCTGTCAGCGGGCCTTGCAAGGTGAGAAGTGGCAGCACACAGTCGAGCGAGGAAAGGTATCCAGATGGAAGATGTTCCCGCGACATGCGGTTCAGTATCGCGGTGGAGGATGCCGGCGGCCGAAGTGGATGGGGGGAAGCTAATGTCTTTTCTATGGGCGACGAGTTTTGTGATGATTATGACTTCGTTACGACGTCGGAGACGGCAAGCTTCGTGCCTGCAGCTGACTGGGTCGCGAAGAATCAAAGTGTTTGGAACGTAAGCTATGCCATAAGCTATTATATGTACTCTGCTTCCGCTGAGGGGGGCGAACAGTTTGGCATCGCTGCTGAGGGGATATACGATGCTGGAAGTGGAACACTCTGCATGAAGGGATGTGGATCTCCGAGTTTGCCCACCAAAAACCAAACAGCAATTGACTGTGAGATCTTAATCAATATCCAGTTTCCCCCTCTCCACTCGAAGATGGGAGATCGTATCAGTGGCACCATCAACACCACAAGGAGTAAGCAGGACCCTCTGCACTTTGACCCtataaagttgtattctcagcaaaTTTACGCAGCAGAAGTAACTGAAGCGATTTGGAGGATGGATGTCGAAATCGTCATGGTCATGATCTCTCTcacgttgtcgtgcatttgcattgGGTTGCAGACCTTCCACGCCAAGAAGCACCGTGACGCCCTGCCTTCCATGTCGATCACCATGCTCGGTGTTCTTATCCTTGGCTACGTGATTCCTCTGGTGCTGAACTTTGAAGCCTTGTTCGCGAACCGCAGTCGGTCTGGCTTTCTAAGTCTGCGGAGCGGTGGGTGGCTCGACGTTCATGAGGTCATCGTGAGGATCTTATCCGGCTTAGCACTGTTCCTCTCCTTCCACCTGCTTCAAATGGCGTGGTCCGCGAGGTCATCGGACGAGAACAAGGGGCACCGCGTCGCGGAGTGGACGACGCTCAAGCTGTGCTTGCCTCTCTACTTCGCCGGGGCGCTGCTCACTTGGCTCATCAGCTCAAGGCACCACCTGCAGAGGTCGGAATTCAGCAGGCAGCGATACGGTTCTCGCTGGGAGGATTTGGTCCCTTATGCTGGCTTAGTGCTCGACGGATTTCTGCTCCCTCAGATCGTTCTTAACGTCTGTCGGAACTCCAAAGATAAGATCCTGACGCCTTTCTTCTACGTCGGAATCACGATCACCCGAGCTTTGCCTCATCTGTACGACGCTTATCGCTCTCGCAGTTATAACCGTCGCATTGATTCATCGTACATCTACGCAAGTCCAGACAGATATTTTTACTCGCTGGTGTGGGATGTCATCGTTCCTTGTGAAGGTTTGCTTTTTGCAGCGGCGATATACCTTCAGCAGCGAGTTGGTGGTGATTGTCTTCTTCCCCAAAGATTCAGAAAGCGTGTGGAGTACGAGGCAGTTCCAGTGGTTGCTCTTTAG